In Bacillus rossius redtenbacheri isolate Brsri chromosome 11, Brsri_v3, whole genome shotgun sequence, the DNA window GCAAACATGGAAACGAAAAACACGCACATGAGTATTACAGTTATCAGATTTTACTTTAGCTCTGAgcgctaccttttttttttaattatagctacttctttaggcgcatcacgaaaaaatgagtgaatttttacgatgctcgCGCAACATGCAACGAACTTTTCACTGGATGAGGAAAAAAAAGGCTACCTACACAATTATATAAGTGCTTTTaaatactttagtgattgatatcgtATACTGGTCTATTATCATTaacgatatatttttattttaaatattagtgatagaattggggtttataaaccttttcaggtgtatttatataagtgaggttatgttcccctatgtataatttatttgcattataaattattaaataagtaaaattaataaattagaattataATTTCAGCAtatttaccaactgtatttatttataaaataatcactccagttcttttattattttatttctattaattatttgcaatcaaaaactaaagttttttttactacgcctAGTAAGTATAATTTCTGACGCGCGTGCACCCATTTTATTTAGTTCAACATTTCAGTTGTGCTGATGTCATTGCACTCGGCTAAAACTGACTGCTCTAAATAAGTTTGACTAAAAGAAATGATTGTCACATGCAAAGCTTATTTATTGAGGGTTCGCGAAGAGCCGGCGGTGACGCAGGAGCGGGAAGCTGCTAGCTGGCGGGTGGCGAGCCGGCGGGGTCCTCCTCGTAGAGGGAGAGGTCTCCCCGGGAGGGGAAGGGCGGCGGCAGCGAGCCCAGCAGCTCGCGGGTCACGGCCTTGGGCTGCGGCGTCGGCGACGGCGCGCGGGGTCGGTCCTTCAGGGCGCGACCCGCCGGCAGCGACGGCGGTCGCTCGTTCATCTCGGTCCACAGCCCGCGGGCCGAGTCGTCGTCTCCCTCCCGGGGCGCCGGGGCTGCGACCAGAGACCCGCACGTCGTGGCGCCCGACGGCGCCAGTCCGCACGCCTTGGCCGGACAGCACGTCGCGGCGTTTGGCGTCACGGCAACACCGCACGTCGCGGCGTTTGACGACGCGGCAGCACCGCACGTCGCGGCGTTCGACGACGCGGCAGCACCGCACGTCGCGGCGTTTGACGTCGCGGCAGCACCGCACGTCGCGGCGTTCGACGTCACAGCAGCACCGCACGTCGCGGCAGCACCGCACGTCGCGGCGTTCGACGTCGCGGCAACACCGCACGTCGCGGCGTTTGACGACGCGGCAACACCGCACGTCGCGGCGTTCGACGTCACAGCTTCGCTCGGCGGCGGGGGCTGCTCTTCTGCTTGCGGCTCGGCCGACGATGCGCGGTCTTCGACGGCCACCGCTTCGTCCTCCGGGGACTGCTGGTTCTCGCGCACGGTACTCATGCTCGCTGCCGAAATCACGGATAGCGTCTAACTGTTCCGCGTAGATTCTTCCCTACTTTCCGCACACCCACCGGTTTGTTCGTTCCACGAAACTAAGAAATGTAGCtcttaatttgaaaaaataaattttcaactgTAGAATTTaacgaagaaaatttttttcgaaagatTTATGTTAGAACTAGTTAAATTATGTCGCTATGTTACAAACAATTTCGTGTCAACAATTGTTGTCATGGAACAATTGCGTGATTTCTCTCTTCAAGAAACATGTTGTTTTGATATGTTTTTTGGTTGCATGGTGGTAAGAAGTTAGGGGAGTGCGAGTGTTTGAtctttacatgttaaattattaacatgtaaaGATCAAAATTattaagtcaaaatgagaactaCCATGCATCCCCCTTTCTCATCTAaaggttaaagtttttttttaataaagttgcTGAAACCTCTTTGTTAAAAGAAAGGAAGAAAGATATAtacagagagaaagaaagagagaatgtgtgtaagtttgtttgtaaggattaaaaaatttatttcactgcCACAAAGCTACAGTATTCCAGATGGGCATATAATAggtcttatttttaaaaatacagagaaagagagagaaaatggAAGGAAAACGTGACACagaaaaagaggaaaaaaattaagaggGAGGAAAAAGatacaaagaaagaaaaataggAAGAAAGAGAGATTGCAATGAAAACCAGAGGAATACCACTATTAGACTGCATTCTTGGGTTTCGTTAATATACTTGTCACAGATGTAAGAATATAACTACGTCACATCGGCACTGCCGTTATCTTTGTCCCTTATCGGCACAGTATTGGTGAAACTTATTTAAATCAGGTGGCCGGATACAACTGATTTTTTTACTCCCTAAATCCGACCCAGAATAAATTGGCTAAATGATAAATATAGGGACTTGCAGGTTAAAATAGCACTATACAAAAGAGGAGAATAGACCCTCTTTGGGGAGCTTgcgaaacacccccccccccccccttcctgagGAAGTTGtgactccaccccccccccccctcctgaggAAGTTGTgactccaaccccccccccccccctcctgaggAAGTTGTgactccacccccaccccccccccctggggagCTTGCACAGCCGGATATTTTTCGAAGAAAAAGGGGACATATTTTcttgaaaaggaaaaattttctttcgaaaagagaaattttggtGCAAAATGAGGTCTCTTGAGGTGTTTTTaccgctggaagtgacgtaatccaagatggcaaccggaagtgacgtaatccaaaatggccgctgtggCTCCTTGGCTCTCCAACCATCAGCCGGTGTCCCTATACCTACTATATACACCTACTTGCGATCTcattttatttagtgatagtgggATCGAAGTGTTGCGAGAAAAGCCAGATTAAAAGgtctggggaaaaaaaactgcCGAAACTACACAGatttttcatgtgttgtttgtTACCTGAAATCTTACAGACAGTCGCATTCTGAGAGCCATGAAAGTTCGGGAACCAGATTTTATTGTGGCAgccaaggaagaaaaaaaaaactaaagtaatAACCAGCGGACTGATGATTATTTATTCAAAGTAAAATTATATTCTATgtaatgtgtaacaaaatatgtaaTGGGATCATAAACATGTAACGTCTGTGTGTGcgggtgtgtgcgtgtgtgtgtgtgtgtgtgtattgtcgtattaagaaaattttagggctattgaatttatttcttttattttccaCAAGTCATGTTTGTATACGTTAACAATtatgattttactgtatttttgttAGGATACAAACAGATTACAAAAGTGTCGTTGacgaggtattttttttttaaatttcaattgtcACTTTAATacaagtagttggaaatggggggttcaagcacaggcgcaggagccaggagccggccgccatcttggatgacgtcatttttgacccaaaattcctcaaaattcctcaaaaatgactcaaaatgactcaaaatttcccgttttcgagggaaaaattcccgtttcgagggaaaaattcccgtttcgagggaaaatttcccgttttattccgtaaaaatcccagtggatagaatagtcctaaaagtggcttaatcatccctaacgcaagccactgttaagccgctatcaggacttgaccttgacctttgaccttgccaatctatgctaatctatgccaatctatgccaatctacgctaatctatgctaatctatgccaatctatgctaatctatgccaatctatgctaatccgtatgctaatctatgctaatctgtatgctaatccatgctaatctgtatgccaatccatgctaatccatccgccattttgtatttctagaaatttccacaaacttcgaatcgtgacgtcaccgttgcactttgtgtcacggacgccatctaggatttgaattttttttttttcgaactttgaaattcgatgtaaacatcaaccaccatcttgttttcgtctgctggtggccgccatcttgttttcgtctgctggtggcagccatcttgttttcgtctgctggtggccgccatcttgttttcgtctgctggaggcagccatcttgtgagagtgcgctcacgccatgttagtttaattcttacccgctagagtgcagtaatcatttattattactgtgacacccaccatcttgtcatttggccaccatcttgaaaatccataattatttagctaggaattcgggaaagattccaaaatttattaaataaatcacccattaatttatttattgaatcgctggattccagtcctttgttcgatacctgatcgatgcaataatgtttaattttatgtaaaataataataatttcaataaaccatcttcaacattcttaaagagactttaaaacctctactaccatcatcctataagccatcaacaccaccatcttggaaaattcgtaattatattgctagagattcgggaaaaagttacaaattcattaaataaatttgcaaacaataaaatgattaattaggtcgactcaggcccttgacacgattcggaatgaagatggaaaaaaataaacataatataatagtggcaggttcgagaaagaaaacaacacaagttctttcacaaaataaactttattacataatttctactttactacacgaacacttgcgaaagccagcaatcttataatcatgtaacggtgtcctgagaccgaaacgatggaaacgacgtgttataataaataaatctgataacgcttattatgatcactggggcgattgtgatattaaaagtatttataataaacaagcaagtgagatggtggtagaagagattgagtacacatcgtggaaagatccaaacttattggttgaccggctaagacttctacatggctcgctttgtgcaggaaactattcgtgcataaaagaaatatccttcatactcgaagaactgaggaaagctggctacatacaataatggcttattttacttctatttgtataatcttaagaaataaattaaatattaaaagtaaaaatttaatgtttttatttctttcattctgatttctaactaagacttagttctcgtaacttgtgttaccaaatgtgctgccttttgatggtgcttccaaaatgtgctttcttctttttgttgatggtgcttccaaatgtgctgccttttttgattgtgcttccaaaatgtgtttccttcttttgttgatggtgcttccaaatgtgctgccttttttgattgtgcttccaaaatgtgctgcctttttgatggtgcttccaaaatgtgcttcctttttgttgatggtgcttccaaaatgtgcttcctttttgttgattgtgcttccgattgtgcgtggtttctatgattgtgcttcctttttcgttgaatgtgcttccaaatgtgcttcctttttgtggattgtgcttccaaatgtgcttcctttttgtggttgtgcttccaaatgtgcttcctttttgtggttgtgcttccaaatgtgcttcctttttgtgattgtgcttccgattgtgcttccttttctgtgaatgtgcttccgaatgtgcttcctttttgttgtttgtgcttccgattgtgcgttgtttctatgattgtgcttcctttttcgttgaatgtgcttccaaatgtgcttcctttttgtggattgtgcttccaaatgtgcttcctttttgtgattgtgcttccaaatgtgcttcctttttgtgattgtgcttccgattgtgcttccttttctatgaatgtgcttccgattgtgcttcctttttgttgatggtgtttacaaatgtgctgtcttttcgttgatggtgcttcctttttgttgattgcgcatagtaaaatatgtagtgactgaatatttactagttcaaaacctcttggtgttactaaaatatttttcaaggtcgcttggtcctttagtatgtattaagatttcatgatggtctaaatgactgtaattatctaaagacgaagaaggtcctgcggttctgaaaattctaacctatacgtctgatattgtcatgactcggtctgatggtccatagacaattggcctgtatgtgtggctttgtacatgaacgatttataggttattcagattatcgaataattagactttcatgtaaggcatagcggtactgtattttaattctatggtcaggtatattgtcttgagttgtttttcgtagagtgaatgattaataaattccacgaaaggtaatggaaaataaaatatatttaatatttagttacacctgtcactggtcaagcagtgcgttcattacttctggaactattaagcaaagtataatgttatttatatcaattttctctttattatgtatttcagagtatattatactctatgtaacttggatgtccaggtccgatctcaagacacaatgcgaacatgtttagggtttggatggttgatcacctcgttcgaatattggaggccgccagcaaggcgggggacaacagcggaagcaacggtacacgtgactggactggagggaggtcctagcggtataaattgaggtcaacaccctagacacagcagtcaacacatagtcgtgtgggtatagagctaatattagttttattaaatatcattcttacatatgtactttcatggtttttgtgcctacagtgtccataaagtatataatatatttacgtacctggttcttcaacttaacaagtacttacattttacatttttaaattcgaatttgttaaagaacaatggctgaaatgatgtgtgttataaactataagtccttctataactggtgtgatttataagactgttatattttgaggatagtatgaccaataggatgataatatgatgtgacattgacttgatacttcgcttgaatgaaatttaaatgataccttgagatgaaagctgcaagtgcgtgcattgcgtgttcatttcatttgatgaatttgtttccaaatgcgttaccttattttggtgcgcttcttctttcaatggtgttttgactcgagtattatagtaattggttcttgatttgactagagtattattccaaccggtgcgtgtatataagcgagtcctggacagcaggtcgctcagtttgttactgacgtcgtcggtgtaaggatcacctagtttgattctactggtgcatacgtcgtgtaattgcctgttcttgagacttcgatggcatctttaccatctaaaacgtcgaacttgatggacgacgcaccatcgtctacgggaaccctgacgtcagctacggtggagaaggtgcagatcccgtcggcaaagacgacgtcatcaaaagaggagatttcaacagtcgcgataccgtcagcaggagagactttaatgccgttggtgctgactacgcaggaaaactcgtcgaacttcgtttcgccctcgatggaaacttcaatgactggtgattcaacaccgactaacgaacatcggtgctgttactgtgacaagattttcacaaacagcagcaatactcgacgacacgagaggagagaatgcgctaagaacccttatcgtaaaatgtttgtttgtgagaaatgtcacaagcaatttgcaagacaagataatatgaaaacgcacatgaagacatgcaaaggacctgctgtgcggcagaaagtaaaggtttcggtgcagcaacgatgtattgatgttcatatgagtatgcctggagatggtgtaactgctgcaacaacatcatctggttcgggtctgaaaggatcgtcttcatcaccacggtatccttgaagctactgtgatatgtcgttcgcattttctcatgatgcacgaagacatgagcggagtaaatgcaagaagaatccatctcgtataaagtttcgctgtgatgggtgtcatgaatggtttacacgtattgacagtttgcgacgacatgtgaaaaaatgcaacggtaaagtccgtgtgtctactgaagaactacctgtagaaacttcgactcctcgctttagattggagactcgtaagagaacaagcaagaaaaccgatgtgcagcaaccgattggtatgacgtctgaacatgaaaataaacctaagactgtgttcggctcattacaagtgaatgataatgggttctacttggcgcagtctgcatttcgtgggacattgaaagactactattatccaaatacgttaggtgagtcgaaagacatttgtaattttcttgatgatatcaaagagaacataatcaatcagcttactgatgatgtagcaacaaacggttcattaaaatacaacttgtggttggactgtatatatggaaagccgtatccattcgaagacgaagtgaagaagtgtgcattcaagacatcggctgcagtaatttacagttctaacgatgtgaagcatactgttaaaaacggtatccagaaactctgtcaagaagaggaggactatgtctgtaaaggttctggctggactctttctagtataagccgattggagctaagaattagtcatttcacgccgctgcggacctaaatgattataagattgctggctttcgcaagtgttcgtgtagtaaagtagaaattatgtaataaagtttattttgtgaaagaacttgtgttgttttctttctcgaacctgccactattatattatgtttatttttttccatcttcattccgaatcgtgtcaagggcctgagtcgacctaattaatcattttattgtttgcaaatttatttaatgaatttgtaactttttcccgaatctctagcaatataattacgaattttccaagatggtggtgttgatggcttataggatgatggtagtagaggttttaaagtctctttaagaatgttgaagatggtttattgaaattattattattttacataaaattaaacattattgcatcgatcaggtatcgaacaaaggactggaatccagcgattcaataaataaattaatgggtgatttatttaataaattttggaatctttcccgaattcctagctaaataattatggattttcaagatggtggccaaatgacaagatggtgggtgtcacagtaataataaatgattactgcactctagcgggtaagaattaaactaacatg includes these proteins:
- the LOC134536444 gene encoding uncharacterized protein LOC134536444, with translation MSTVRENQQSPEDEAVAVEDRASSAEPQAEEQPPPPSEAVTSNAATCGVAASSNAATCGVAATSNAATCGAAATCGAAVTSNAATCGAAATSNAATCGAAASSNAATCGAAASSNAATCGVAVTPNAATCCPAKACGLAPSGATTCGSLVAAPAPREGDDDSARGLWTEMNERPPSLPAGRALKDRPRAPSPTPQPKAVTRELLGSLPPPFPSRGDLSLYEEDPAGSPPAS